The Thermoplasmata archaeon genome contains the following window.
GAGCCGCGGTCACCGAGGAAGTCGTTCCCGGGTTCAAGTTCACGGTCTGCTCGTACGTCTGCAGCATGCTCCGGCCCGTCGTGATTCGCGAACTTGAGCTGCCCAGGTTCGGACTCACGGTGATCCCCCAGGAGTGCAACTTCGTCCCGGCGAGGGATGGGCGGTACCTCTTCTACCGGGGCGACGAGGAGGACACGCACAATGCGGTTCTCGCGTTCTCCAAGCACGATGCGGAAGTCCTTCCGCGGTACGACGCCTTGATGGTTCGGCTGTGCAAGTTTATCCAGCCCCTGCTCGACATGGCACCGCCCGATCTGGCCTCGTTCAATCCGAACGAACTGCGCAAGCTCATGAAGCTCGCCGCGCCCCTCCAAGAGCTGACCGAGGAAGAGGTCTACGAGTTCGCGCGCGTGATGACCATGAGCGCGGCGGACTACCTCGACGAGTGGTTCGAGGGCGATCTGCTGAAGGCCGCGCTCTGCGCGAGCGGGATCATCGGCACGCTCCTGGGCCCCCGATCTCCGGGCACGGCATACGTGCTCCTGCACCACTCCATGGGGGAGATCGACGGGGCCTACCGTTCCTGGGGCTACGTCCGGGGAGGCATGGGCGCCCTCAGCGCCTCGATTGCCGCGTCCGCGGCGAACCTCGGCGCCCAGATCCGCACGAACGCCGAGGTCCGGGAGATCCTTGTCCGGGACGGCCGCGCGATCGGCGTGGAGCTTGCCACGGGCGAGCGGATCCTCTCCCGGGTCGTCCTCTCGAACTGCGACCCCAAGCGAACGTTCCTCAAGTTCCTGGACCCGCAAACCCTCCCGGAGGATTTCGTGCGCGGCATCCGGAACTTCAACATCGAGGGCTCGTCGGGCAAGGTGAACCTCGCGCTGAGTTCCTTCCCCGATTTCAAGGTCCTCCCGGGCTACGGCCCCCATCTCCAGGGGGACGTGACGATCGGGGACAGCATGGACTACATGGAGAGGGCGTACGAGGACGCCAAGTATGGGGACTTCTCGCATCGTCCGTACATCGACATGTGCGTCCCCTCGACCCTGGACCCCACGCTCGCGCCGCCCGGGACGCACGTCATGTCCAACTTCGTCCAGTACGCTCCGTACCACCTCCGGAAGGGTACGTGGCCCGAGCGACGCGAGGAGTTCGGGGAGACCGTCGTGGACACGATCGAGGAACACGTCCCGAAGATCCGCGACCTCCTCGTCGGGAAGCAGGTCCTGAGCCCCTGGGACCTCGAGCAGGAATTCGGGCTCACGGGCGGCAACATCTTCCACGGCGAATTGACGCCGAACCAGCTCCTGTTCTTCCGGCCCGTCCCGGGTTGGGCGCAGTACCGGACGCCGGTCCGGGGCCTTTACCTCTGCGGTTCGGGCGCGCATCCTGGGGGCGGAGTCATGGGCGCCCCCGGTCGGAACGCGGCCCTTGAAGTCCTCAAAGATATGAGCCTACGGCGGGTGTGAGCGTGCCGGGCGCGTACGACGCGGTGGTGATCGGCGGGGGCCACAATGGCCTTGTGGCGGCGACGTACCTCGCACGTGCCGGACGTCGGGTCTTGGTCCTCGAGCAGCGCGCCTCCCTAGGAGGCGCGGTAACCACAGAGGAGATCCATCCTGGCTTTCGCGCCCCGACGGGTGCCGCGCTCTGCGGTCTCCTCCGGCACGAGATCGTCGACGAGCTCGAGCTCGTCCGGTATGGGCTCTCCTTCGTGCCCTTCGAGCCGGCCGCCGCGATCGTGGGCGAAGGGGGAAAGGCCCTGCGCCTCTGGCACGACGTGCGGAAGGCGCAGTTCGAAATCGGCCGCCTCTCCGCCGCCGACGCGGCCGCATACCCTCGGTTCCTCGCGTTCATGGGTGAGGTGGCCCGGATCCTCGACCCGCTCCTTCTGTCGATTCCACCGAGCATCGAGGAGCCGACCATCGCGGACGGCTGGTTTCTCCTCGGGCGGGCGCTCAAGCTGCGACGGCTGGGGCGGCAGACCATGTACGAGTTCCTGAGGATGCCGCCGATGAGCCTCCATGAGTACCTTGGGGAGTGGTTCGAGGGGGAGCTGCTCAAAGCCTCCCTGTCCGTGGATGCGCTCTCCGGGATGTTCCGCGGTCCCTGGTCTCCGGGGACCGCGTTCGGGCTCGTCCACCACTTCCTCGCCGCGGCGAACCGCGGGACGTGGGCGTTCGTGCGCGGCGGGAGCGCCACGCTGGCCAACGCGCTGGCGGCCGCAGCTCAGGCCAGCGGGGTCACCATCCGCACGGGGTCCAGCGTGCGCCGCATCCTGAGCCCCGACGGGCGCGCCTCCGGGGTCGAGCTGAGCAACGGCGAGACCGTGGCCGCTCGCGCCGTGCTCTCCACGGCGGATCCGAAACGGACGTTCCTGAAGCTCGCGGATCCCCTTATCCTCAGTGCGGATTTCATCACGCGCGTGCGGAACTACCACTCCGAGGGTTGCGTCTCCAAGGTGAATCTCGCCCTCGACGCGGCCCCGCAGATGCCGTTCATGGGCGGCGGAGGCTTCGCGCCCCACGTCCAGGTGGCACCCTCCCAAGAGTACATCGAGCGCGCGTACGACGACGCGAAGCACGGTGGGGTGTCCTCGTCCCCTGTCCTGGATGTCACGGTGCCCACTGCGGTCGATGCCAGCCTCGCGCCCGCAGGGAAGCATATCGTGTCCGTCCTGGTGCAGTACACGCCCTACCACCTGAAGCAGGCCGCCTGGGCGGACCGGCGCGCCGCGCTTGGCGAGCGGGTCCTCGATTTGTTGGAACCCCACATCCCGAACGTGCGCTCGGCGCTCCTGGCCGTG
Protein-coding sequences here:
- a CDS encoding NAD(P)/FAD-dependent oxidoreductase encodes the protein AAVTEEVVPGFKFTVCSYVCSMLRPVVIRELELPRFGLTVIPQECNFVPARDGRYLFYRGDEEDTHNAVLAFSKHDAEVLPRYDALMVRLCKFIQPLLDMAPPDLASFNPNELRKLMKLAAPLQELTEEEVYEFARVMTMSAADYLDEWFEGDLLKAALCASGIIGTLLGPRSPGTAYVLLHHSMGEIDGAYRSWGYVRGGMGALSASIAASAANLGAQIRTNAEVREILVRDGRAIGVELATGERILSRVVLSNCDPKRTFLKFLDPQTLPEDFVRGIRNFNIEGSSGKVNLALSSFPDFKVLPGYGPHLQGDVTIGDSMDYMERAYEDAKYGDFSHRPYIDMCVPSTLDPTLAPPGTHVMSNFVQYAPYHLRKGTWPERREEFGETVVDTIEEHVPKIRDLLVGKQVLSPWDLEQEFGLTGGNIFHGELTPNQLLFFRPVPGWAQYRTPVRGLYLCGSGAHPGGGVMGAPGRNAALEVLKDMSLRRV
- a CDS encoding NAD(P)/FAD-dependent oxidoreductase encodes the protein MPGAYDAVVIGGGHNGLVAATYLARAGRRVLVLEQRASLGGAVTTEEIHPGFRAPTGAALCGLLRHEIVDELELVRYGLSFVPFEPAAAIVGEGGKALRLWHDVRKAQFEIGRLSAADAAAYPRFLAFMGEVARILDPLLLSIPPSIEEPTIADGWFLLGRALKLRRLGRQTMYEFLRMPPMSLHEYLGEWFEGELLKASLSVDALSGMFRGPWSPGTAFGLVHHFLAAANRGTWAFVRGGSATLANALAAAAQASGVTIRTGSSVRRILSPDGRASGVELSNGETVAARAVLSTADPKRTFLKLADPLILSADFITRVRNYHSEGCVSKVNLALDAAPQMPFMGGGGFAPHVQVAPSQEYIERAYDDAKHGGVSSSPVLDVTVPTAVDASLAPAGKHIVSVLVQYTPYHLKQAAWADRRAALGERVLDLLEPHIPNVRSALLAVDVETPEDLEARFGLTGGHIFHGEMTLDQQFVLRPVPGWGRYRTPIPGLYLCGAGTHPGGGITGAPGYNGAHAVLEDWPSLVRGA